A genomic segment from Oncorhynchus clarkii lewisi isolate Uvic-CL-2024 chromosome 12, UVic_Ocla_1.0, whole genome shotgun sequence encodes:
- the LOC139420891 gene encoding adenine nucleotide translocase lysine N-methyltransferase isoform X1, with the protein MANILRLRAVSRHNALLRAYEQPLAVVFCSYTTPPGSYCLNITHFFIAKIYIFCISSMEEDSPEEFLAEFKEKHLGAWGIVQITAGTGLAVYAMWAGVLMPGFRKVPLRLQVPYLPASKKQVRNVMALLSGRHGNLVDLGSGDGRIVLEAHKHGFGPTVGYELNPWLVRLANFHAWRAGHYGKVSYRQEDLWKVDLTECKNVTVFLAPSVLSLLQEKMEAELPDDALVVAGRFPFTEWTPCRIEGDGVDRAWAYTIQAQRLPAGSAVLPVPKELKSPV; encoded by the exons atggccaatatactacggctaagggctgtgtccaggcacaaCGCGCTGCTTCGTGCTtatgaacagcccttagccgttgtATTTTgttcatataccacaccccccggttcttattgcttaaatataacacATTTCTTTAttgctaaaatatatattttttgtatttcaagTATGGAAGAGGACAGTCCGGAAGAGTTTCTTGCAGAGTTCAAGGAGAAACATCTAGGTGCTTGGGGAATTGTCCAGATAACTGCTGGCACAGGGCTAGCTGTCTATGCCATGTGGGCAGGGGTTCTCATGCCTGGATTTCGAAAAGTCCCTCTGAGGTTACAG GTGCCCTATCTCCCCGCCAGCAAGAAACAAGTGCGGAATGTGATGGCACTGCTGAGTGGTCGACATGGTAACCTTGTGGACTTGGGCTCCGGTGATGGCAGGATT GTGCTGGAAGCACACAAACACGGCTTTGGTCCCACAGTAGGATACGAACTCAACCCCTGGTTAGTTCGTCTAGCTAACTTCCACGCATGGAGAGCAGGCCATTATGGGAAGGTGTCGTATCGGCAGGAAGACCTCTGGAAG GTGGACCTTACTGAGTGTAAGAATGTTACTGTGTTTTTGGCCCCCAGTGTG CTCTCTTTATTGCAGGAGAAGATGGAGGCTGAGCTTCCAGATGACGCCCTGGTCGTAGCCGGTAGGTTTCCCTTCACTGAGTGGACTCCATGCAGGATTGAAGGAGATGGTGTCGACAGAGCTTGGGCCTATACCATACAGGCCCAAAGACTGCCAGCAGGGAGTGCTGTGCTACCTGTACCTAAAGAGTTGAAATCACCAGTTTGA
- the LOC139420891 gene encoding adenine nucleotide translocase lysine N-methyltransferase isoform X2 → MEEDSPEEFLAEFKEKHLGAWGIVQITAGTGLAVYAMWAGVLMPGFRKVPLRLQVPYLPASKKQVRNVMALLSGRHGNLVDLGSGDGRIVLEAHKHGFGPTVGYELNPWLVRLANFHAWRAGHYGKVSYRQEDLWKVDLTECKNVTVFLAPSVLSLLQEKMEAELPDDALVVAGRFPFTEWTPCRIEGDGVDRAWAYTIQAQRLPAGSAVLPVPKELKSPV, encoded by the exons ATGGAAGAGGACAGTCCGGAAGAGTTTCTTGCAGAGTTCAAGGAGAAACATCTAGGTGCTTGGGGAATTGTCCAGATAACTGCTGGCACAGGGCTAGCTGTCTATGCCATGTGGGCAGGGGTTCTCATGCCTGGATTTCGAAAAGTCCCTCTGAGGTTACAG GTGCCCTATCTCCCCGCCAGCAAGAAACAAGTGCGGAATGTGATGGCACTGCTGAGTGGTCGACATGGTAACCTTGTGGACTTGGGCTCCGGTGATGGCAGGATT GTGCTGGAAGCACACAAACACGGCTTTGGTCCCACAGTAGGATACGAACTCAACCCCTGGTTAGTTCGTCTAGCTAACTTCCACGCATGGAGAGCAGGCCATTATGGGAAGGTGTCGTATCGGCAGGAAGACCTCTGGAAG GTGGACCTTACTGAGTGTAAGAATGTTACTGTGTTTTTGGCCCCCAGTGTG CTCTCTTTATTGCAGGAGAAGATGGAGGCTGAGCTTCCAGATGACGCCCTGGTCGTAGCCGGTAGGTTTCCCTTCACTGAGTGGACTCCATGCAGGATTGAAGGAGATGGTGTCGACAGAGCTTGGGCCTATACCATACAGGCCCAAAGACTGCCAGCAGGGAGTGCTGTGCTACCTGTACCTAAAGAGTTGAAATCACCAGTTTGA